A stretch of the Aegilops tauschii subsp. strangulata cultivar AL8/78 chromosome 4, Aet v6.0, whole genome shotgun sequence genome encodes the following:
- the LOC109762696 gene encoding phosphatidylinositol 4-phosphate 5-kinase 1, whose protein sequence is MAGAEASTGSAQRGDTLPNGDVYVGNFDGLVPHGMGKYMWTDGSLYDGEWDKSKMTGRGIIQWPSGASYEGDFRGGFIDGTGTFKGVDGSVYKGSWRMNKKQGMGTMVYSNSDSYEGLWNEGLPDGYGKYTWAAGNIYIGNWKSGSMNGRGVMQWINGDTLDCNWLSGLAHGKGYCKYASGACYIGTWDRGVKDGHGIFYQPGSKIPCNLEVSECATNNDGTSASSSSNEKVKVGLLFILQNLCNKWGLRRFFHRPRRISNGTTPIFVDDSGNHLPQDLPNKSLSSNEGLQNTDVHKDFVYEREYIQGVLISEQPKGKHSGMLDSGETQENTWQKQERGPMETIYKGHRSYFLMLNLQLGIRYTVGKITPVPLREVRSNDFGPRARIIMYFPCEGSQYTPPHCSVNFFWKDYCPMVFRNLREMFRIDSADYMMSICGGDSLKELSSPGKSGSIFYLSQDERFVIKTLRKSELKILLKMLPKYYNHVKAYDNTLITKFFGVHRITLKAGKKVRFVVMGNMFCTELRIHRKYDLKGSTQGRSTKKQKINENTTLKDLDLAHAFHVDKSWREALFRQIALDSMFLESQSIIDYSMLLGIHFRAPNHLKAATSHQNTLESSGITSAMDCSVPLHCEDANSSKGFLLVAHEPGTTAGGSHIRGSMVRASEGGYEEVDLVLPGTGRFRVQLGVNMPARARKLLESTDAVEEYDVVLYLGIIDILQEYNTSKRVEHAVKSLKFDPLSISSVDPNLYSKRFVSFLERVFPEQD, encoded by the exons ATGGCCGGCGCAGAGGCAAGCACCGGGAGCGCCCAGAG GGGGGATACCCTTCCAAATGGAGACGTCTATGTGGGCAACTTCGATGGGCTAGTGCCTCATGGAATGGGGAAGTATATGTGGACGGATGGATCCCTTTATGACGGCGAATGGGATAAAAGCAAAATGACCGGGAGAGGAATCATCCAGTGGCCTTCAGGCGCATCCTATGAAGGCGACTTCCGTGGAGGTTTCATCGATGGAACAGGCACTTTCAAGGGGGTCGACGGCTCGGTTTACAAAGGTTCTTGGAGGATGAACAAAAAGCAGGGAATGGGGACAATGGTTTACTCCAACTCTGACAGTTATGAAGGCTTGTGGAACGAGGGTTTGCCGGATGGGTATGGTAAATATACATGGGCTGCTGGCAACATCTACATTGGAAACTGGAAGTCAGGTAGCATGAACGGCCGAGGCGTAATGCAGTGGATAAATGGTGATACTCTTGACTGTAATTGGCTCAGTGGGCTGGCTCATGGGAAAGGTTACTGCAAATACGCATCAGGCGCATGTTACATTGGTACGTGGGATAGGGGAGTCAAGGATGGCCATGGCATATTTTATCAACCAGGAAGTAAAATACCTTGTAACCTTGAAGTTTCTGAGTGTGCAACAAATAATGATGGTACAAGTGCTTCAAGTTCTAGTAATGAAAAGGTCAAAGTTGGACTGTTGTTTATATTGCAAAATCTGTGCAACAAATGGGGACTACGTAGGTTTTTTCATCGTCCCAGGCGCATTTCAAATGGCACAACACCAATTTTTGTTGATGATTCTGGAAATCACTTACCACAAGATCTACCCAATAAATCCTTGTCAAGTAACGAGGGTTTACAGAACACTGATGTTCATAAGGATTTCGTCTATGAACGGGAATATATACAAGGAGTGCTTATCTCCGAACAGCCAAAGGGTAAACATTCAGGAATGTTGGACAGCGGTGAAACACAGGAAAATACCTGGCAAAAACAAGAAAGAGGGCCAATGGAGACTATTTACAAGGGCCACAGGAGCTATTTTCTAATGCTTAATTTGCAACTCGGCATCAG GTATACCGTGGGTAAAATCACCCCTGTACCTTTGCGTGAAGTTCGTTCAAATGATTTTGGACCTAGGGCCCGGATAATAATGTACTTCCCTTGTGAAGGCTCGCAGTATACCCCTCCACACTGCTCTGTCAATTTCTTTTGGAAAGACTATTGTCCTATGGTCTTCCG GAATCTTCGGGAAATGTTTCGTATTGATTCCGCAGATTACATGATGTCCATATGTGGGGGTGATAGTCTAAAGGAGCTTTCTTCACCTGGGAAAAGTGGCAGTATTTTCTATCTTTCTCAGGATGAACGATTTGTTATAAAAACATTGAGAAAAAGTGAACTGAAG ATACTGTTGAAGATGCTTCCAAAATATTACAATCATGTCAAAGCTTATGATAATACTCTCATTACGAAATTTTTTGGCGTGCACAGGATTACGCTAAAAGCTGGAAAAAAG GTCCGTTTTGTTGTGATGGGCAATATGTTCTGCACTGAGCTGCGAATTCATCGTAAGTACGACTTAAAGGGATCTACACAGGGCCGGTCAACAAAGAAGCAAAAAATTAATGAGAACACAACATTAAAGGATCTTGACCTAGCACATGCATTTCATGTTGATAAATCATGGAGGGAAGCGCTTTTCAG GCAGATAGCTCTTGATAGCATGTTCCTGGAATCCCAATCGATTATTGACTATAGCATGCTACTGGGAATCCACTTCAGAGCTCCCAATCACTTGAAGGCTGCCACGTCACATCAGAATACACTTGAAAGCAGTGGAATTACATCTGCAATGGATT GTAGCGTGCCACTGCATTGTGAGGATGCAAATTCCTCAAAGGGATTTCTACTAGTTGCTCACGAGCCAGGTACGACAGCAGGCGGTTCCCACATCAGAGGAAGCATGGTTAGAGCCTCAGAAGGTGGTTACGAAGAAGTCGATCTTGTTCTGCCGGGCACCGGCAG GTTCAGAGTGCAGCTAGGGGTGAACATGCCGGCCCGAGCTCGGAAATTGCTGGAAAGCACGGACGCGGTCGAGGAGTACGACGTCGTGCTCTACCTTGGCATCATAGACATACTGCAGGAGTACAACACGTCCAAGAGGGTAGAGCATGCGGTCAAATCACTCAAGTTCGACCCCCTTTCGATATCATCTGTTGATCCGAACTTGTATTCGAAACGATTCGTTAGTTTCTTGGAGAGGGTTTTCCCTGAGCAAGACTAA
- the LOC109762694 gene encoding senescence-specific cysteine protease SAG39-like has product MAIPKTLLLAIVGCICLCSSVVLSARELGDAAMVERHEQWMAKFNRVYKDGTEKAQRFEVFKANVAFIESFNAGNHKFWLGVNQFTDLTNDEFKATKTNKGLKRSGSQAPTGFKYNNVSTDALPAAVDWRTKGAVTPIKDQGQCGCCWAFSAVAATEGIVKLSTGKLVSLSEQELVDCDIHGVDQGCEGGEMDDAFKFIIKNGGLTTEANYPYTAQDGQCKTSIASNSVATIKGYEDVPANDESSLMKAVANQPVSVAVDGGDVIFQHYSGGVMTGSCGTDLDHGIATIGYGMTSDGTKYWLLKNSWGTTWGESGYLRMEKDISDKSGMCGLAMQPSYPTE; this is encoded by the exons ATGGCCATTCCCAAGACTTTGCTTCTTGCCATCGTAGGCTGCATCTGCTTATGCAGTAGTGTTGTTCTGTCAGCTcgcgagctcggcgacgcggccATGGTGGAGCGGCATGAGCAGTGGATGGCGAAGTTCAACCGCGTTTACAAGGACGGCACCGAGAAGGCACAGCGGTTCGAGGTGTTCAAGGCCAACGTTGCCTTCATCGAGTCGTTCAACGCCGGAAACCACAAGTTCTGGCTCGGTGTCAACCAGTTTACCGACCTCACCAATGATGAGTTCAAGGCAACCAAGACCAACAAGGGCCTCAAGAGGAGCGGTAGCCAGGCTCCAACCGGGTTCAAGTACAACAATGTCAGCACCGATGCACTTCCAGCCGCTGTTGATTGGAGAACCAAGGGTGCCGTCACGCCTATCAAAGACCAAGGTCAATGTG GTTGCTGCTGGGCCTTTTCAGCTGTGGCCGCGACCGAAGGCATTGTGAAGTTGAGCACTGGAAAGCTTGTCTCTCTGTCGGAACAAGAGCTAGTTGACTGTGACATTCATGGTGTTGATCAGGGTTGTGAGGGTGGCGAGATGGACGACGCCTTCAAGTTCATCATCAAGAACGGCGGCCTCACCACCGAGGCCAACTACCCCTACACCGCACAAGACGGACAATGCAAGACCAGCATTGCAAGCAACAGTGTTGCAACCATCAAGGGCTACGAGGATGTGCCTGCCAACGATGAATCTTCTCTTATGAAAGCCGTGGCTAACCAGCCCGTGTCAGTAGCTGTGGATGGAGGGGATGTCATATTTCAACATTACTCCGGTGGGGTAATGACTGGCTCCTGCGGCACTGATTTGGACCATGGGATAGCAACGATTGGATATGGCATGACAAGTGACGGAACTAAATATTGGCTGCTGAAAAACTCATGGGGCACGACGTGGGGTGAAAGCGGGTACCTCAGAATGGAGAAGGATATTTCTGACAAGAGTGGTATGTGTGGCTTGGCAATGCAACCTTCCTACCCCACCGAGTAG
- the LOC109762681 gene encoding probable ethylene response sensor 1: MERCDCIEPLWPTDELLIKYQYISDFFIALAYFSIPLELIYFVKKSSFFPYRWVLIQFGAFIVLCGATHLINLWTFTTHTKTVAMVMTVAKVSTAVVSCATALMLVHIIPDLLSVKTRELFLKNKAEELDWEMGLIRTQEETGRHVRMLTHEIRSTLDRHTILKTTIVELGRTLGLEECALWMPSRSGSSLQLSHTLRHQITVGSSIPINLPVVNQVFSSNRAIIIPHTSPLARIRPLAGRYVPPEVAAVRVPLLNLSNFQINDWPELSAKSYAIMVLMLPSDSARNWHVHELELVEVVADQVAVALSHAVILEESMRARDLLMEQNVALDLARREAEMAIRARNDFLAVMNHEMRTPMNAIIALSSLLLETELTPEQRLMVETVLKSSNLLATLINDVLDLSKLEDRSLELEIRAFNLHAVFKEVMGFIRPIAAIKRLSMSVMLAPDLPLCAIGDEKRLMQTILNISGNAVKFTKEGHITLLASVLKPDSLREFRTPDFHPAASDDHFYLKVQLKDTGCGISPQDLPHVFTKFAQTQPGGNQGYSGSGLGLAICRRFVTLMGGHIWLDSEGAGRGCTATFIIRLGVSDNTDAYQQQLAPLAWPGSANVESAGPKALHEETWPPSSLKPRYQRSV; the protein is encoded by the exons ATGGAACGATGCGACTGCATCGAGCCGCTGTGGCCGACTGATGAGCTCCTAATCAAGTACCAGTACATCTCCGACTTCTTCATAGCGCTCGCCTACTTCTCCATCCCGCTGGAGCTCATCTACTTCGTGAAGAAGTCGTCCTTCTTCCCGTACAGATGGGTCCTCATCCAGTTTGGTGCCTTCATAGTCCTCTGTGGAGCAACCCACCTCATAAACCTGTGGACTTTCACCACACACACAAAGACCGTCGCCATGGTGATGACGGTTGCCAAGGTTTCGACGGCCGTCGTTTCCTGCGCGACGGCTTTGATGCTTGTTCACATCATCCCTGATTTGCTGAGTGTCAAAACGAGGGAGCTGTTTCTGAAGAATAAAGCTGAAGAGCTTGACTGGGAGATGGGCTTGATAAGGACGCAGGAAGAGACCGGGAGGCATGTTAGGATGCTAACTCATGAAATCAGAAGCACGCTCGATAGACATACGATTTTGAAGACTACCATTGTGGAGCTAGGAAGGACCCTGGGTCTGGAAGAATGCGCCCTGTGGATGCCGTCAAGAAGTGGTTCAAGTCTCCAGCTTTCGCATACCCTGCGCCACCAAATCACTGTTGGGTCATCTATACCAATTAATCTTCCTGTTGTCAACCAGGTTTTCAGTAGCAATCGGGCAATTATAATACCACACACATCCCCTTTGGCACGGATTCGGCCTCTTGCGGGACGATATGTCCCACCAGAAGTGGCTGCAGTGCGAGTACCTCTTCTAAATCTTTCAAACTTCCAAATAAATGACTGGCCAGAGCTTTCAGCAAAAAGCTATGCTATTATGGTTCTGATGCTTCCATCTGATAGTGCAAGGAACTGGCATGTGCATGAGTTGGAGCTTGTTGAGGTCGTCGCCGATCAG GTAGCAGTTGCACTCTCTCATGCAGTTATTCTTGAAGAGTCCATGCGTGCACGTGATTTACTAATGGAGCAAAATGTTGCTCTGGATTTAGCTCGACGAGAGGCTGAAATGGCCATCCGTGCTCGGAATGATTTCCTAGCTGTTATGAATCATGAAATGCGAACACCAATGAATGCAATCATAGCTCTTTCATCCTTGCTCTTGGAAACTGAACTCACCCCTGAGCAGCGTTTAATGGTGGAAACAGTATTGAAAAGCAGCAATCTTCTAGCAACACTTATCAATGATGTGTTGGATCTTTCCAAACTTGAGGATCGCAGCCTTGAACTGGAGATCAGAGCATTCAATCTTCATGCTGTTTTCAAAGAG GTGATGGGTTTCATCAGACCAATTGCAGCTATCAAGAGGCTGTCTATGTCGGTTATGTTAGCGCCAGATTTACCATTATGTGCTATTGGCGACGAAAAGAGGCTAATGCAAACTATCCTAAATATCTCCGGTAATGCTGTTAAGTTCACCAAGGAGGGCCACATTACACTTCTAGCTTCCGTTCTCAAGCCTGATTCTTTAAGAGAGTTCAGAACCCCAGATTTCCATCCAGCTGCAAGTGATGACCATTTCTATTTGAAGGTTCAG CTAAAGGATACAGGCTGTGGCATTAGTCCTCAGGATCTACCCCATGTATTCACAAAATTTGCTCAAACTCAGCCTGGAGGTAACCAAGGATACAGTGGTAGTGGCCTTGGCCTTGCCATTTGCAGGAG GTTTGTTACTCTGATGGGAGGGCACATCTGGCTGGACAGTGAAGGAGCTGGAAGAGGCTGCACGGCTACATTCATCATCAGGCTCGGCGTATCCGACAACACCGACGCATATCAGCAGCAGCTGGCCCCTCTTGCCTGGCCAGGCAGTGCAAATGTCGAATCTGCCGGTCCGAAGGCGCTTCACGAGGAGACGTGGCCGCCGTCTTCCCTGAAGCCTCGTTACCAGAGAAGTGTATGA